atcaGAAATatggacggtcaaacgaggtccgaattggatgaaaattttacggtgtccctaaatatatataccgataaCATTGGATGGTGTCGAACGATTGTATTCCAAACTGGAGTGGTCGATCGCTGAAGTGTCacttaatgtatcataatctttatattaggtttaaaataaaactatcacattatgaaacgactatgaatgaaacttctcgggatcgatcgataccagttgatgtgatcgatatatatctagtgaccatgtaaaaattacaTCAAATTTGGACCtcttaaccgtcagaatttccagtATACCAAAaataccactaatatgccctaagggaggacccattacctaGATGCGAATACCAAAAACCGTTtacatatctaaaatcaccaCTTAGTGTGTGCAGTCGAATCGAGAAAAGTCATTTGACAATGTCTCGGtgaatgaggttttaatatgtgaaaacaccttctttttttttaccgtCGGTatagacggtcaaaccatgtccaaaacagacgaaatttttacgaggtccctaaatatatatacatatcacatCGACTGGTGTCAATCGACCATATTCCGAACTGGAATTGTCGATCACCGAAGTGTtcattaatgtatcataacctttatattaggtttaaaataaaattatcgcactatgaagcaactatatgaaggagaCTTCTCAGAAGTAatcaacaccagccgatgtgatcattACTTATATTTAGgtaccctgtaaaaatttcatccgattCAGATCTTATTTGACCGTTAATTTGTCcggtcaacaaaaaacacTATTAATATGCTCTATGGGTAGAGCTAATTTTAGGGGCCGATGACCGAATGGAGCTTATATGTTCTCAATCATGTAATTACCAAGAGAGGATGTGCggttaaattaaaaaaaggaaTTTCGAATAGTTCCGGTCAAAGGTTTTCCGTTTAATAAAAACATGTATTTTTCTGTTGACTCATAAATTTTACGGTCAAACGGTGTCTAAAAttaacgaaatttttacataataCCATAATAAGTATACATATTACATCGACtgatgtcgatcgaccatattctTAACTTAGTACATGTGCGTCCAGGTGCATGggaaaaaaatcaattaaaaaaatataatcagAAATCTAATTATAAATATTAACCATTCTTTGAAAAATTAAATCAACCCAAAACACAAACTGAGGCCCAAAATAGCCAAACCCAAACCAAATGCATAACTCAATCCCAAACCCAATATCCCAAACTTTTCTCTCTGCACCCGACCTCATCTTCGGTTCTGCACCGGACCTCCCCTGCTTAAGACCTCGCCGCCTAGTTTTTCGATTGCTGCACACTTCTCATACATGCAAAATCAAAGGCTGCATAAAATAATATGCAGAAGAGTGGGAGTGTTTACATGCAGTCCCTCCTGCTCCTGGGCTACTGCTTCAGTGCTACTGGTGGCTACTAGCTAGCACTCCTTCCCAATTGTCTTCCCTGAGAAAAAACAGAAACgcctcaagatcaagtctttcaAGACTCCCACTACTCCTTCCTCTGTTGATGAAAACTCTGATTTGTTGGAAAGTTAGTTTTGAACAAGAGTAAGAACCACCCTTGTTAATCCCACTTCTATTGATGCACAAGCGCACATCAACATTCCCGCAGCCGCAACTCATCGGCAAAATCGAAGACCCAATTCATCTAACCCCTGCGACTCCTCCTCaagacaaattaaataaagcaCAAGCTGTGAAATCTAGAGAGACATAAAAGATAGAGAGAGACTCCCTCACCCTCGTCGTTGACATGGAACACGACCCATAGTTGCTCTCCTCGTCGATATCAAAATTCACCTCCACCAAAATCAGAGCTCTGAATCGAATCGGGAGCTAGGGTTTGGGAATTGAGATATTGAGGCAGAGCTGGGCTGAGAATATGGTGGTCAGTGGCTTCGATTTTGAGGTTGAATTCGATGGAGGGTGCCACGGTGGTGAGGCTGCGGCGGCACCGGAGCGGAGGACTGTCTGGGAAGTGGAGTGTTAGGATGACCCAGAGATTTTTTCATGGAATCAGTCTAGGCTTCGTCGTCGTTCATGGAATCTTGATTTTCATCTACCCAGAGAGAGATTAAGGTGGAGTGTTGTCCCAATTGACAAACTATCAATCCCACGCGCAGAACAGCAAACCCGATTCTTACTTATTTTTACTGAACCAATCACTAAATGCCACGGCCGTGGAGGGAATAAGTTTCGGCGTGGAATCCTATCcctttttcaatttcatttaaGAAGATCGAGCTATGTGATCTCAAGCCTCATCTAGGTCTTGAAGAGTGGACAAATTCCTTTTCTTAAAGGGCGATAAGGGTTCAAATTAGTCGAAGAAAACAAGTCGTTTACTTGGAAAATATTTCGTCAACTGTTTGCCAAATAATGTATAGATCGAACAATCTAGAAACATATTTTTCTGTGCTACGAGAGGATTACGTCATTAACATACTACCAAACCTATCAAAACTCTGTCATATGAAAGTTTGTTAAATTGTTATCATATTACATCATAAAATAAAGGTACGTAAATCATAAGTTTACAACAAACACCGGcttgtttttttataataagtGCTTCTAATaggagaaagaatgagaccaAACGGTGCTTTGGTCACATTCGAAATGGGCATGGAACTCAGATCCTGGAAATAGAATTCAcgaaacaacaaaacaaaagcatCATTTTCATCGATTGccaagaaaagagaaagagagagactaCAAGGAAGGAATCAAGGGGAGGGTCGTCGTCGTCGCTGGAgattgaggaggaggaggaggcgaTGGAGTTGAAGGAATGGGAAGCAGAAGATGAGGTGCAGAACTTGGTCGCTACTCAATATCTTAGGGATTGCAAGCTATGTATCTCAGGATTACAAGCTAGGATTTTATCAAAAAGAAATCGTTATGCTAGAGTTGGCTCTAGCGGTTGAAATCTATGGCGTTGGCCACAAAAATCCTCTTTCCTTTGGTTACCGTCGGGCTACTGGGATATCTATGCTTTTTCCTCTCTCCGAATCTTCTGACGGCCTACTTTGTGGTGGTCTTGCCATTGGCCGACGAGTGGGCTACTTGAGATTGACGATGACGCTacttaataaatttttttattgaatgatcaagagataaaaatgtaaataacaaatttataatataaagaaaatttCTATTTTGCAGGTAACTTCTAAACTACTATGTAAAAAGTGGGAAGTTATTCACACTCGATCCGTGTGTTGATGGCTAgttaaaatagtaaatattgTGACAATCCGTCGCCAAATATCATCCCAAAAAGGGTGTTGGAGGCCTTGAGAAAACAAAATTCccgtcaatatatatatatatatatatttttttttttacattttagTATGAAAAATGGGGCCTAAAATCATTTGAAGTCAAGAGTCATTGTACATCAAGCAGAAGGGCACATGAGCTATCTTGACTTGAAAAGTCTACGCAAAAGGGGAGATGCATGACTAAGAGCATCTTCAATAGCTTATGTAAAATTTCTTTATTATAAAAGATGAAATCACAAaatctcaataaaaaaatcacaactcTAACAACTCTTCTATATTATTCGACAAAATTAAATGCATTCCTGCATAATTTAACGAATATctaaattttttatatatttgtttaaatTAAAGAATATTAATATTTGACTTTATTAACGTTTTTCCTTTTTAGGAAGAATAATAGAGAGTTGTAAAGTTAAGTAATACAATTTAGAGAttgttttcaaatttatagagattttaaaaattctacaaatatagagtttttatttatctttCATCCCATTTTTTCTATTATAGAGAATAGTTTAGATAGGCGGTTAGAGCTAAATTCTTAAAACTTTCCTCTATAATAGAGATTATTGATAATTTCTATTTGAGATGCTCTATTAACTGCGCCTTTAGTCTTTATGTAGAAACTACATCATCTACGCAAAATGATTAGAGATTCGACGTCCGTAATAAATTCTATAATTTAATCTAATTAATACAAGATACACATTGAGAAATATAGAAATAGAATCTCcttaaacaataaaaaataggGTTAATTAGCAGtgtaaaagaaaaggaaaacagGATTAACGGGTGGGAGCAAAAGGACAAAAAAAGGAGAGTGGAAGAGAAAAGAGTGGGATGCGTCCAGATTCATCGGCAGCCCCCCAAAAAACATGGCTTGAAAAAAGGCATTTCCAATTACAGATTccttttttatatttcttcttcttcttcttcttctttttccttcgTTCCTTGGACTCCAATTCAACAAACGGCCCTCGAATCAAGTCTCAGGTAAAACACCACACCTGGGTTTTCTTTTTCGACAAGTCCTTTCATCATGTGGCTGCTGCATTTTTCAATACTTGGCTTTGCATTGCATTGTGGTCTATGAACTGTAAATGTTGAATGTACGATTACATTCGTTGTTGGGTCTGTTCTCAAATGTTAATCTATGTTTGTGAACAGAATGTCCACTGCGATCAACTCAACGAATATATTTTGGCAAGAATATCTTGTTGGGAAAGCTGAAAGGCAGAAACTACTCAACCAAAAGGGCTGTGTCATATGGATTACGGGTCTCAGCGGATCAggttctttttttgttttttataataaCACCCTTGCATAGCTGcattttcctttttgtttctttgtttgttaTGGAACCATGTCTGAACTAATTGAACTTGCATACGAAAATCAATGCACATCCTGGTGATGGGTCTTGAATGCTTTTTCCCTGAGAAAATAGCTCTGCGGAATGTGTGGAATTGAGCCTTTATGGTTAAGTTACGAAATGAAAAACATTTGTATGTTCATTTAGATTTGTTCGTTGCACAGTTATTTGATGGAAGGAAATGACTGAACATCTGAATCTGCAAAAGGAGCTGATTAAGAATCTTAAAATGATACCTTGTCAGCAGCTCATCTCTGTTGTGGTTCTCTGATACGCTCTATGTTTTATAGTATATTGAAACGTATATCTGTAAAAGCTTTACTGCTATGTTCATTCTTTTTGCTTGAAAATGGATTAATAGTGAAGAGAGAGATTAATGTAGGACAAAAGAGGCAGGTAAAGGAAAGAAATTTGATGTCCTAAGTCACTGCTATCCAGTTTTCCACCATAAGAAATCTATCTTGGtttattaaagaaaaaaaaaggtatttCAACAAATAGTATGACATCAAACCACCTGGTATTTTGGCTCAACCAAACGAGCTCGCATTTAGATGCAATCCAGAAATTACGGGAAATTACTTCTTTTGTTCTGCACTCTTTTTTCTGTTGAAAGAGGCGAAAATGGGATGGAAGAATGGATATTCAAAACCTAGCCTTTCAGTGCTTGCATAAATTATCACTGTATAGCTACAAACCCCCACCATTCTTTGCTAAGGttaaaagttttgaaaataATATCATGCTTATAGGGTAATTGGTACATAAATCATTGAAAGACAGAAGAATTCAGAAGAAGATAATTCATGACACAGCTACAGGTGTACATCTTAAATGGTTTTGATAGAAAAActagataattttttttggtcttAAACAATTTAATTGTCTGTTCTcttccttcttttttattgtCCTCTCCTGAATGAAACGGAAAACAAATACATTTAGAATGGGCTCTAGAGGAAATTAGATGAAAAATACTTTAACAAAGACCATCCTACATTTTAGTGATCGTAGAATTTGTACTATTTTTCCAATCATATTGAGGGGGACTAGCTAGTGTGGAGCTGAATACTTTGCTTGGCTTTGCGTTTTACTAGTACAGTTGTAATTCTACCTACAGCATCAACTGGGTTGCTTCACTTGCTTGTATACAGTATCATAACTCAAAGTCCAGCTGGTGCTACTTATCCAGTGACTATATTCGTTATTTTCTCTAGCTTATTACGTAATGAATTATGGAAAACTTGTATGAGTGGGCTTTCAGCAAATCCTGTATGTGTTAAGCATATGATTTACTCCAGCCACTCTGTAGCCTTTCTAATATGCCTTTTTGGACTCTTGATTGGAAACAGGGAAAAGTACACTAGCATGCTCACTAAGTAGAGAACTGCATTCAAGGGGAAAGCTGTCATATATCCTTGATGGTGATAACCTTCGTCATGGTCTCAACAAGGATCTTGGTTTCAAAGCAGAAGACCGGACTGAAAATATTCGCAGAGTTGGTAAGTATCTCAGGAAACATGGATTAACTTCAGTTAATATCATTTTATCAGGCCTAAGGCTCTCAGTGACAGTACATGTTGGCCACTCTTAGCATATCCATGTATCCAACTTCCATTTTATGCATTGGGGGTGGGGTGAGAGTGAATGTGACTCCTATTCTTGCATGCTTTGTTAGATTGGAGTTTCAGCTTTTGAGTTGGTGTTTCTGGTGTGACCTTATGTTCATGTTGTGTATGTTTTTGAGCCTAAACATACAGCTACCGCCATCAATAATTAGTTTCTGAGCCTTCTCCCCACAACGAACTAGCATCTGAAAAATGGAAGTTCGACGCCAATCCTCTTCTTCCACTTTTGGGGCTGCTAAGATGCGCCTGACGACTGAGCAAAGTGATGTGTCTAAGCCCTCTTTCTCGAGATCATCTGCATCATATTCCCCATAGTCAAAATCAGTATATGCTGCCTGCCCCTCTGCCTCTTCCTCTTGCTCAACCCCAATATGCAGATTTTTCTTTGGGCATTGATATCCCATGTGACCTGTTAACCCACACTTGAAGCAGATTGTAGCCTTTGAAGAAGAAGGCTTGGAATCTTGTGTTCGATTGAACGATGGAGCTCCAGACCGTGCTTTACCAACGGCTTCAAATGGTTTCTTTTGAACTGTTTCATTACCCTGACCTCCAAATTTCTTTTGTGTGGTGTACCCCAAATATTCTTCCAAGTCCAAATCGACTTGAAAAGCATGTTCGAGACTGTACACTGGTTGGCGAATCATCTCCCTCTTTATGTCAGGTCTCAAACCAGCTTTGAACATTGCAAGAGCTTGTTTTGGGTCTTCTACAATTTGACTCCTTGTCTTTAATTCATCAAACTTCTGCATAAACTCGGACACTGACATGTTAACTTGCCAGAGAGCAGTGAGCTGATCGCACAGTTTGTCCAGATAATTAGATGGCATGTACTTCTCTCGTAATTTGGCCTTCATCTCTTCCCATGAACTGATTGGTGGCTGTCCCAATCTCCTAATATCACCTTCAACACCAGCCCACCATACTTTTGCTAAGAGTACCAGTTTCATCTTAGCAAATCTCACTCGGCGCTCATCTTCCATGTCATACCAGTCAAAATACTCTTCAATTCGAGCAAGCCAATCTGAAAACACAGTGGGATCAGTTTTTCCCTCAAAATCGGGTACTTCAATCTTAACTTTCTTCGTGATATCTCCAGCAGTATCCACCTTGTTATGGGAACTACTGTTTGCAAGGAAGTCCTTAACCCAATCCCCTAAGGATTGCTTACTTTGAGACTGCTCGTCCTGGTCATTAGAACTATTTTCTTCAGCAGTTTCTTCTTCTACGTTATCTGTCGTGTCACTTGTGGAAGCTTTCCCacgattttcaatttttttgacCCGAGTGTCTAGGGATTCAAGTTACTCCAGAATCCTTATTAACAAAGCATCTCGCTGGGTTTCAGTCAAGCGACCCCTAAAGTTTTTCCCTGGTCTTGTAGCCATCGGATCAACCTGGCTCTGGTACCAAAATGATGCAGAACAAATAACGAGAACTGTAGGCTAAGGATTGTTTAAAACACTCATAGGCTAAGAAGGAATTAAAGGTGAGAATTCAAGACCAGAACAAGACTACTGGAATCACACCAGTAGAACTCTAGGCATCACACCCAGAAATTAGGCTGCGTCACACAGGCCTGGAAGGAAGTAAAAAAGCtttcaattttttataaaCAAATTCTGCCTGCAAAAGgcttctatatatagagaagctTAAACCCTATAACCACTAGGAAAaagtaaaacataaattacctaataataaaacaaaacctaataagaaagaaatcaTAAAACTTTCTAAAACTCAAAAAATCCTTGCTGAAACCAAATCAAGCAAGTTCCCATGTAGACAGACCATCGCCTATAGAATGCTAGATCAAGGCCTGAGCTTTGGAACCTTCTTTACCACGTCTCTTATAAAACTTTAATGGTTTCTGCCATGTAGATCCTCTATCAGTTTTGATCACGTAAAGATTTTGCAGAACTAACATGTATCATGTGGCCTGCAGCCTAAGACtgtaattttcttttagaGTGGGGAGATTGTTCTACTTCACAATTACATGAGTTATCCTTGATTCCGTTAAGTTTAACTGTTAAGATTTAAATTGTAGGGGAGGTAGCGAAACTGTTTGCAGACGCAGGATTGCTCTGCATTGCAAGTCTGATATCCCCATATAGGAAAGATCGTGATGCTTGTCGGGCAATGCTACCAGATGCAAATTTCATTGAGGCAAGATGCAAGACTTGCAAGACTCTTTTTGTGGCTGTTATTGTTATATACTGGTAAATATTTTCAAACTTTTTAATGAAGAAGGATATTCATTTTACCTGCATGATGACAGGTTTTCATGAACATGCCCCTCGAGTTATGCGAGTCAAGGGATGCAAAAGGACTTTACAAGCTTGCACGTGAGGGAAAGATTAAAGGTGTGCTTTTGAAACATATACTAATTCCTAAATTTGTACACGGATTATATATCAGGAGCCACACGGGTTTaaatctgaaagaaaaaaataaagagaaagaaatccaTCTCTAGAGACTTACAAGGCGACAACCTTGACATCGTTTATTAGTTTCATGTGTTATGCATCTGAGTACAAAGGATATTAAGCTTGTTTAGAGAATTGTATTACATATAACACCCCTTATGATATTTTAGTTACATCTAGGACTTGACCTGTTATTTCCGAAGATAGGTCAACTCTTTGCATATATTATATGAAATTGCAGTAAACTTGAAAATCTCGTTTCTTAAGTTGCAGCCTACTTGTAGTAGAAGATAACTAGAAAGCATCAATAAAAAGCTGAAAATTTTCATGTGTTGTTCATGGACTCATGGTTCTTCTCAAATTATGGGTATGCTATTTCAAACTTgtattttgaaagaaaaagtaGACAGCTATGTCGTGTTTAGCAAATGCGAAAGAGTCTTGTTGTTAGCAAACATAAATACCAATCCACTCTAATTGCATTCGGTATCTTTTTTCCCCCTCTGCCATCTAGTTCTCATATAACTTGTTCTAATTGCAGGTTTTACTGGAATAGATGATCCATATGAAGAACCACTGAACTGTGAGGTATGTTTCTGTTGATGTATAAAAGGCAATTGTACATTGGTGGTGCAGGGATCTTCTCTGGGACCTTAGACATATGTTGGAGTCTGTGACATAACAAAATCGTTAGCTTGCTGATGAATGACTCTTATGTTGTCAGATAGAAATAAAGCAGAATGATGGAGTTTGTCCCGTGCCTGCAGCCCTCGCAGACCAGGTAGTGACATACTTGGAGGAGAAAGGCTTTCTTCAAGTTGAGTGATTCATCTTTCTCCAACTGCCTTCATCTCTATTGAAAGCAGTTCTTCCATATACATGGTATCTTCCAAAACATAATCGGTTGGATTGACCCTGCTTTCGAACCACCCGACTTCTTTTGGTGGGCTAGTGGGGTACTAATAGCTAGGAGTGAGTACATCATTTCGTTAAtgtcttttttctcttttatgaTGATTTATAGGGGAAGAGATTTCAAGTTCAACAGTGAAAGTAACATTGTAGATTCTATTCACTGAAACAACATCAAAGGTCTGATGACTTTAATGTTGTACCGAAATTGAAATCGAATATCAATTTAATATAACGTTCTATACCAAATAGTTTCTTAATGTTGTGAATGACCAACTCTTCTATGTAATTAGTTGTAGCTTTAGTGTTGAACTTGAGCAGAACCAACGGAAGCATTTCAGCTAATTTGATGCGCGAACCCTTGTTTAGTTGGGTGTCCTCCCAACCTTATGTTTGAAACCCAAACCGGTTAAAGTGACCAAACTTTGtacataaaacctaaatccGGTGTTACATCATTACCACTCAACAACATATCTCGTAGAGTGCTGCACTGATGCAGTCtctatttgattaaaaaatgcGGTGACataatagagagagagattgaatACATATGTTACACGAATAATGTTTAACAGTACATATTGTGGCCGAACAATAAATCCGACAACACTAAGTACCCTACTAGGTGactataataataaaataaagaatGTTTATGGAGATGAGGCCATAGAGTTAAGCTGAATGTAGGGCCAAAATAGAGGAGGGAGGACTGAGGGAGGCAGTAGCAAATGGTGACGCAGCTCCTGGTGGGATGCATACCCATCAGAGCTCGGTGGGTTACGACGGCGTCTTATTCGGCCCACCAGAATCAGAATCAGAGTCACTACGGTGTTCTGGGCGTTACACGCTACGCCACATCCGCCGATATCAAGAGGCCACCTCGCTCGTAAGGTATCTATTTCTGACACCCAATTCTTTGGTCTGATATGATTCTGTGACGATTTGATAAGATTTATTGTTGCCTCTGTCAGTATCATCCTGATGTTTGCAAGGACTCTCAAGCCGGACAAGTATTCTTGAACATCCGTCAAGCATATGAGGCCAGTGCCTTTTCTCTCTTATGTGATCTATGCTAATGTGAACTGTTTGTTATCCAATTGATTCAAAGTCCCTAACTATGAGTAAAGCACATATGTGAAGTGAAACCCAGAAAGCTGTCAACACCAAACAGTTTCCATGGCCTGGAAACAAGTTCCAAGTACAATTGTAGTAAAACTAGTAATGAACCAAGAAAACAACTTCCACcctatgttgcacggacacgAGAAAATGGTCGCGTATCGCGTGTCAGACACGGACACGCGTATttgacacgcggacacgcgcAAATACGCTAGGACACGCGTGTCTAATTTTGGACACGCGGTGGACACATGA
This genomic interval from Argentina anserina chromosome 1, drPotAnse1.1, whole genome shotgun sequence contains the following:
- the LOC126795242 gene encoding adenylyl-sulfate kinase 3, producing the protein MSTAINSTNIFWQEYLVGKAERQKLLNQKGCVIWITGLSGSGKSTLACSLSRELHSRGKLSYILDGDNLRHGLNKDLGFKAEDRTENIRRVGEVAKLFADAGLLCIASLISPYRKDRDACRAMLPDANFIEVFMNMPLELCESRDAKGLYKLAREGKIKGFTGIDDPYEEPLNCEIEIKQNDGVCPVPAALADQVVTYLEEKGFLQVE